The following proteins are co-located in the Telopea speciosissima isolate NSW1024214 ecotype Mountain lineage chromosome 9, Tspe_v1, whole genome shotgun sequence genome:
- the LOC122641091 gene encoding formimidoyltransferase-cyclodeaminase-like isoform X1, giving the protein MLKLMLACCKVYISESRNKAVLESIERAAKLFPEASVINKFQDEAYNRVGYTLVSKLDPHLPLDSGSLRAPVVSMVKAAFESIDLESHLGSHPRLGVVDHICFHPLGQTSLDQVAQLAKVVAAYIGTELQVPTFLYGAAHKEGRKLDSIRRELGYFKPNSEGNQWAGGPLSESLPMNPDEGPSQAARGKGVVVIGATRWVDNYNVPVFSSDINAVRRIAKRVSARGGGLESVQAMALSHGVDLIEVACNLLEPNRVGADEVQLEVERLAREEGMAVGKGYFTDFSQEKIVENYLKLGYLISEK; this is encoded by the exons atgttGAAGTTGATGCTTGCTTGTTGCAAGGTCTACATATCCGAAAGCCGAAATAAAGCAGTTCTGGAGTCAATTGAAAGAGCTGCCAAGCTATTTCCAGAAGCTTCTGTAATCAACAAGTTCCAAGATGAAGCTTACAACCGTGTTGGTTACACTCTTGTCTCCAAATTAGATCCACACCTGCCATTGGACTCTGGTTCATTGAGAGCACCCGTGGTTTCCATGGTCAAAGCAGCTTTTGAATCCATTGATCTTGAATCACACTTAGGAAGTCATCCTCGGCTTGGAGTTGTTGACCACATCTGTTTCCACCCTTTGGGTCAAACTTCTTTGGACCAAGTGGCTCAGCTTGCAAAGGTTGTAGCGGCTTACATTGGCACCGAACTACAAG TACCAACATTTTTATACGGGGCAGCCCATAAAGAAGGGAGAAAGCTTGATTCAATCAGAAGAGAACTAGGTTATTTCAAGCCTAACTCAGAGGGGAATCAGTGGGCAGGGGGTCCTCTATCCGAGTCTCTTCCAATGAATCCTGATGAGGGTCCATCACAAGCAGCTCGAGGCAAAGGCGTTGTGGTAATTGGTGCAACCAGATGGGTAGATAATTACAACGTCCCTGTCTTCTCCTCTGACATCAATGCTGTCCGTAGAATTGCCAAACGGGTTAGTGCACGAGGTGGAGGGTTAGAATCTGTGCAAGCTATGGCACTTTCCCATGGTGTTGACTTAATTGAGGTTGCTTGTAATTTATTGGAACCAAACAGGGTTGGAGCTGATGAAGTCCAGCTTGAAGTTGAGCGGCTTGCTAGGGAAGAAGGAATGGCTGTAGGAAAGGGTTATTTTACTGATTTTTCTCAGGAAAAGATAGTAGAAAATTACTTGAAATTAGGTTATCTTATCTCAGAGAAATAA
- the LOC122641090 gene encoding formimidoyltransferase-cyclodeaminase-like: protein MDFNLSSKKQDMKKTMKQSMLLCCKLFISESRNIAALESVERAARLNPEIVIVNKFEDRAYNRVRYTLVSYVTHDNTGNAVYSPLQQTVIAMVEAAYEAINLELHSGAHPRIGVVDHISFHPLARASLDEASWLAKLVASDLGNRLQVPVFLYEAAHPTGKALDTVRRELGYYRPNSMGQWVGWALPEILPEMPDMGPSQVSPARGVAVIGASPWFATYNVPVMSTDLCTARKIARMVSERGGGLPTVQTLGLVHGEESTEIACILLDPNRVGADRVQSQVEILAAQEGLDVENGYFTDFSPEMSVETYMRLVNGDEVNTV, encoded by the exons ATGGATTTCAATCTAAGTAGCAAG AAACAAGATATGAAGAAAACGATGAAGCAATCAATGCTGCTGTGTTGCAAGCTTTTCATCTCAGAATCCCGAAACATTGCAGCATTGGAATCGGTGGAACGAGCCGCTCGACTCAACCCTGAAATAGTGATTGTGAACAAATTTGAAGATCGAGCTTACAACCGGGTCAGGTACACGCTTGTATCGTATGTGACTCACGATAACACAGGAAATGCCGTCTATAGCCCACTGCAACAGACAGTGATTGCGATGGTGGAAGCAGCTTACGAAGCCATAAACCTTGAGCTCCACTCAGGTGCGCACCCTCGGATTGGCGTGGTTGACCATATCTCCTTCCATCCTCTTGCTCGTGCTTCCTTGGACGAAGCTTCTTGGCTCGCTAAACTCGTCGCTTCCGATCTCGGCAACAGATTACAAG TACCTGTATTTCTGTATGAAGCTGCACACCCAACCGGGAAAGCCCTTGACACCGTCCGGCGTGAGCTCGGGTACTACCGGCCAAATTCCATGGGCCAATGGGTCGGGTGGGCATTACCAGAAATCCTCCCAGAAATGCCAGACATGGGTCCATCTCAAGTTTCTCCAGCCAGAGGTGTTGCCGTGATCGGCGCAAGCCCTTGGTTTGCAACATACAATGTTCCAGTCATGTCTACAGATTTGTGTACTGCAAGAAAAATTGCTCGGATGGTGAGTGAGAGAGGGGGAGGTCTTCCAACGGTTCAAACACTTGGTCTGGTTCATGGAGAGGAGTCGACCGAGATAGCCTGCATCCTCTTGGACCCGAACCGGGTTGGAGCTGATCGGGTTCAGAGTCAAGTGGAGATTCTGGCTGCCCAAGAAGGATTGGATGTGGAGAATGGCTATTTCACTGATTTCTCACCAGAGATGAGTGTTGAGACTTATATGAGATTAGTGAATGGTGATGAAGTCAACACGGTTTGA
- the LOC122641089 gene encoding beta-glucuronosyltransferase GlcAT14B-like, whose amino-acid sequence MIRATMRKNANSHSVRLFSDRRWKFPFFASLLVSVILFLAAAFGLFSSPYAADPLSFDFISLAQMEDSSEYFVESDLNSSLDPPVDSRVEAPRIAYLISGTKGDAQRMRRTLLAVYHPRNQYILHLDLEAPPRERIDLATSIKSDPMFHQVENVRVMAKSNLVTYKGPTMIASTLQAVAILLKESADWDWFINLSASDYPLVTQDDLLHVFSNLSRDLNFIEHTEIVGWKLKHRVKPIIIDPGLYLSKKFDVFWTSQRRSLPTSFKLFTGSAWVMLTRSFLEFCIWGWDNLPRTVLMYFTNFISSPESYFHTVICNTEQFWNTAVNHDLHYIAWDNPPKQHPRYLTAKDFNNMVRSGAAFARKFAKDDPVLDKIDQELLGRPEGQFAHGAWCIGSSDGGANPCFLRGNDSVFRPGPGAERLQELLQELLQKLLADDLHKKGCSLRVEQTNLTVH is encoded by the exons ATGATTCGAGCAACTATGAGGAAAAATGCCAATTCTCACTCAGTAAGGTTGTTCAGTGATAGAAGATGGAAATTTCCATTTTTCGCGAGCTTGCTCGTTTCCGTTATTCTGTTTTTAGCTGCTGCGTTCGGGCTTTTCTCGTCTCCCTATGCTGCCGATCCACTCTCTTTTGACTTCATTTCACTTGCACAAATGGAGGATTCCAGTGAGTATTTTGTGGAATCGGATTTAAACAGCTCTTTGGACCCACCTGTTGATTCGAGAGTGGAAGCACCAAGGATAGCTTATCTGATTTCTGGGACAAAGGGTGATGCTCAGAGGATGAGGAGGACGTTGCTGGCCGTGTATCATCCCAGGAATCAATATATTTTGCACTTGGATCTTGAGGCTCCTCCCCGTGAAAGGATAGATCTGGCAACTTCGATTAAGAGTGACCCAATGTTTCACCAGGTGGAGAATGTCCGGGTAATGGCTAAATCCAATTTGGTGACCTACAAAGGTCCTACAATGATCGCATCTACCCTCCAAGCAGTAGCTATTCTGTTGAAGGAAAGCGCAGACTGGGACTGGTTTATAAACCTCAGTGCTTCGGATTATCCTCTGGTCACACAAGACG ATTTGCTTCATGTTTTCTCTAATTTGTCAAGGGATCTCAACTTCATAGAACATACAGAGATAGTTGGGTGGAAACT GAAGCACAGAGTAAAACCAATAATCATTGATCCGGGTCTTTACTTATCAAAGAAGTTCGATGTTTTTTGGACTAGCCAACGTCGGTCACTTCCAACATCATTTAAGTTATTCACAG GTTCAGCATGGGTTATGCTTACACGTTCATTTCTTGAATTTTGCATCTGGGGATGGGACAACCTTCCCCGGACGGTCCTAATGTATTTCACGAATTTTATCTCCTCCCCTGAAAGCTACTTCCACACTGTAATCTGCAACACTGAACAATTTTGGAACACTGCTGTGAATCATGACCTTCACTACATTGCTTGGGATAATCCTCCGAAGCAGCATCCTCGCTACTTAACTGCGAAGGATTTCAACAACATGGTAAGAAGTGGGGCTGCATTTGCTAGGAAATTTGCGAAGGATGACCCAGTCTTGGACAAGATTGATCAGGAACTTCTAGGTCGGCCTGAGGGTCAGTTTGCTCACGGCGCATGGTGCATTGGGAGCTCTGATGGTGGGGCCAATCCTTGCTTCCTGAGAGGCAATGACTCAGTTTTTAGACCTGGTCCAGGTGCTGAGAGGTTGCAAGAGCTGTTGCAAGAGCTGTTGCAAAAGCTGTTGGCAGATGATCTTCACAAAAAAGGGTGTTCATTGAGGGTAGAACAAACCAACCTAACTgtacattaa